From a region of the Actinomadura luzonensis genome:
- a CDS encoding MaoC family dehydratase N-terminal domain-containing protein yields the protein MALNRDFVGRTYPPGAPYEVSRVKIREFAAAIGDGNPLYRDKEAAQAAGYPDVIAPPTFPIVFSLQSGGEALADPDLGLNFAMVVHGEQRFEYARPICAGDQLVTTATITDIRSAGRNELLTVRSEVTTVEGEPVCVTYNTIVERGGAG from the coding sequence ATGGCCTTGAACCGTGACTTCGTGGGCAGAACCTACCCACCCGGCGCACCCTACGAGGTCAGCCGGGTGAAGATCAGGGAGTTCGCGGCGGCGATCGGTGACGGCAACCCGCTCTACCGGGACAAGGAGGCCGCCCAGGCGGCCGGCTACCCCGACGTGATCGCGCCGCCCACGTTCCCCATCGTGTTCAGCCTCCAGAGCGGCGGCGAGGCGCTGGCCGACCCCGACCTCGGGCTCAACTTCGCGATGGTGGTCCACGGCGAGCAGCGGTTCGAGTACGCCCGTCCCATCTGCGCCGGCGACCAGCTCGTCACCACCGCCACCATCACCGACATCCGCTCCGCCGGGCGCAACGAGCTGCTGACCGTGCGCAGCGAGGTCACGACCGTCGAGGGCGAGCCGGTCTGCGTCACCTACAACACGATCGTCGAGCGCGGAGGGGCGGGCTGA
- a CDS encoding sensor histidine kinase, which translates to MTLRTRVALAGAAVVAAALLAAALVLYPAMAAGLARQHDGELVLAAGQAPRLLKALKVNADPLPAGPVQVGNTLLQFYPPPVEAGPVRGFAPLEEVDVAVAYGKSSPYFRELTYGGERYRVYTAPLAEVEEGLVRTAFPLDRDAATLNGLKMLLAGLTLGGALAAGAGARLLAGRVLRPIGRLTDVVERVTATRTLAVDGLDGLPGSGRDEVARLARSFATMAGALHESLVAQRRLVADASHELRTPLTSLITNLELLGEGRGTADPQAPALVREAREQAGELRALVNDLVELARHGDAQPHVEDVRLDLVADRVIERARPRAPHVRLRAELAECLVPADADAVERAAANLVDNAVKWSPPGGEVLVRVTPDGTLSVADEGPGIAPADLPFVFDRFYRADAARALPGSGLGLAIVRQIAEAHGGSVRAEPLPRGVRLVLVLPPAA; encoded by the coding sequence GTGACGCTGCGGACCCGGGTGGCGCTGGCCGGCGCGGCCGTGGTGGCGGCGGCGCTGCTGGCGGCCGCGCTGGTGCTGTACCCGGCGATGGCGGCCGGGCTGGCCCGGCAGCACGACGGGGAGCTGGTGCTGGCCGCCGGGCAGGCGCCGCGCCTGCTGAAGGCGCTGAAGGTCAACGCGGACCCGCTGCCCGCCGGCCCGGTCCAGGTGGGGAACACGCTGCTGCAGTTCTACCCGCCGCCGGTCGAGGCGGGACCGGTCCGCGGCTTCGCGCCGCTGGAGGAGGTCGACGTGGCGGTCGCCTACGGCAAGAGCAGCCCCTACTTCAGGGAGCTGACCTACGGCGGGGAGCGGTACCGGGTCTACACGGCGCCGCTCGCCGAGGTGGAGGAGGGCCTGGTCCGCACCGCGTTCCCGCTGGACCGCGACGCGGCGACGCTGAACGGGCTGAAGATGTTGCTGGCCGGGCTGACGCTGGGCGGCGCGCTGGCGGCCGGGGCGGGGGCGCGGCTGCTGGCGGGCCGGGTGCTGCGGCCCATCGGCCGGCTGACGGACGTGGTGGAGCGGGTCACCGCCACCCGCACGCTCGCCGTGGACGGCCTGGACGGCCTGCCCGGCTCGGGCCGCGACGAGGTCGCCCGGCTGGCCCGCTCGTTCGCCACCATGGCGGGCGCGCTGCACGAGTCGCTGGTGGCGCAGCGGCGGCTGGTGGCCGACGCCTCGCACGAGCTGCGTACGCCGCTGACCAGCCTCATCACCAACCTGGAGCTGCTGGGAGAGGGCCGCGGCACCGCGGACCCGCAGGCGCCGGCGCTGGTGCGCGAGGCCCGCGAGCAGGCGGGGGAGCTGCGGGCGCTGGTCAACGACCTGGTCGAGCTGGCCCGGCACGGCGACGCGCAGCCGCACGTCGAGGACGTCCGGCTCGACCTGGTCGCCGATCGGGTGATCGAGCGGGCCCGGCCCCGCGCGCCGCACGTGCGCCTGCGGGCCGAGCTGGCGGAGTGCCTGGTGCCCGCCGACGCCGACGCGGTGGAGCGGGCGGCCGCCAACCTGGTGGACAACGCGGTCAAATGGAGCCCGCCGGGCGGCGAGGTGCTGGTGCGGGTGACCCCTGACGGCACGCTGTCGGTCGCCGACGAGGGGCCCGGCATCGCGCCGGCGGACCTGCCGTTCGTCTTCGACCGCTTCTACCGCGCCGACGCCGCGCGGGCGCTGCCGGGCTCGGGGCTCGGCCTGGCGATCGTGCGGCAGATCGCCGAGGCGCACGGCGGCTCGGTACGCGCCGAGCCGCTGCCGCGCGGGGTGCGGCTCGTGCTGGTACTGCCGCCGGCCGCCTGA
- a CDS encoding UDP-N-acetylmuramate dehydrogenase, whose amino-acid sequence MEMLAPYTTLGLGGPARDFAEATTAEQLVSLIAEADAGAVPTLVLGGGSNVVVADAGFDGLVVKVATRGVSVSRDGEQIVVTVEAGEDWDALVARAVREGWSGIECMSGIPGLVGSTPIQNVGAYGQEVAQTVRCVRAYDRRTRHVVDLEARQCGFAYRDSMFKRDLGRYVVLAVTYALELSDRSGPVRYEELARRLEVEPGERVPLERAREAVLGLRRGKGMVLDPGDPDTRSAGSFFTNPVLTPEQAAELAVRAPGHPGWAMPDGSLKVPAAWLIEQAGFPKGYTRGPARISTKHTLALTNPSGDATAADLLALAREVRDGVREKFGVTLVNEPVLVGCALGE is encoded by the coding sequence ATGGAGATGCTCGCGCCGTACACCACGCTGGGTCTGGGCGGCCCGGCCCGCGACTTCGCCGAGGCGACGACGGCGGAACAGCTCGTGTCCCTGATCGCCGAGGCCGACGCCGGGGCCGTGCCCACGCTGGTGCTCGGCGGCGGCAGCAACGTCGTGGTGGCCGACGCCGGCTTCGACGGGCTCGTGGTGAAGGTGGCCACGCGGGGCGTGTCGGTCTCGCGCGATGGCGAGCAGATCGTCGTCACCGTCGAGGCGGGCGAGGACTGGGACGCCCTGGTGGCGCGGGCCGTCAGGGAGGGCTGGTCGGGCATCGAGTGCATGTCCGGCATCCCGGGCCTGGTCGGGTCCACGCCCATCCAGAACGTCGGCGCGTACGGGCAGGAGGTCGCCCAGACCGTGCGCTGCGTGCGCGCCTACGACCGGCGCACCCGCCACGTCGTCGACCTGGAGGCGCGGCAGTGCGGCTTCGCCTACCGCGACAGCATGTTCAAGCGCGACCTCGGGCGCTACGTCGTGCTGGCGGTCACGTACGCGCTGGAGCTGTCCGACCGGTCCGGCCCCGTCCGTTACGAGGAGCTGGCCAGGCGGCTGGAGGTCGAGCCGGGCGAGCGGGTGCCGCTGGAGCGCGCCCGCGAGGCGGTGCTCGGGCTGCGGCGCGGCAAGGGCATGGTCCTCGACCCCGGCGACCCCGACACCCGCAGCGCCGGCTCGTTCTTCACCAACCCCGTCCTGACCCCCGAGCAGGCCGCCGAGCTGGCCGTCCGCGCCCCCGGCCACCCGGGCTGGGCGATGCCCGACGGCTCGCTCAAGGTGCCGGCCGCCTGGCTCATCGAGCAGGCCGGCTTCCCCAAGGGCTACACCCGGGGCCCGGCGCGCATCTCCACCAAGCACACCCTCGCCCTGACCAACCCGTCCGGCGACGCCACCGCCGCCGACCTGCTCGCGCTGGCCCGCGAGGTGCGCGACGGCGTGCGCGAGAAGTTCGGCGTCACGCTGGTCAACGAGCCGGTCCTGGTGGGCTGCGCCCTGGGGGAATAG
- a CDS encoding aldehyde dehydrogenase family protein → MMAIFEYAPAPESRAVVELQPAYGLFIDGEFTDGSGPAFKTVNPATEEPLAEIATATSDDVDRAVQAARKAFGVWSALPGAERAKYLFRIARIIQERARELAVLESLDNGKPIRESRDVDLPLVAAHFFYYAGWADKLEYAGFGRRTTDGRGGTKPLGVAGQVIPWNFPLLMLAWKIAPALACGNTVVLKPAETTPLSALFFADICRQADLPPGVVNIVTGAGETGAAVVAHPDVNKVAFTGSTEVGRLIARAVAGTDKKLTLELGGKAANIVFEDAAIDQAVEGVVNGIFFNQGHVCCAGSRLLVQESVQDELLAALKRRMATLRVGDPLDKNTDVGAINSAAQLAKIRELAELGESEGAERWSAPCELPERGFWFAPTVFTGVAQSHAIARDEIFGPVLSVLTFRTPAEAVEKANNTPYGLSAGIWTEKGSRILWMADKLRAGVVWANTFNKFDPTSPFGGYKESGYGREGGLHGLEAYLDV, encoded by the coding sequence ATGATGGCGATCTTCGAGTACGCACCCGCCCCCGAGTCCCGCGCCGTCGTCGAGCTCCAGCCGGCCTACGGGCTGTTCATCGACGGCGAGTTCACCGACGGCTCCGGGCCCGCGTTCAAGACCGTCAACCCGGCCACCGAGGAGCCGCTGGCCGAGATCGCCACGGCCACGTCCGACGACGTGGACCGGGCGGTCCAGGCGGCGCGCAAGGCGTTCGGCGTGTGGAGCGCGCTGCCCGGCGCCGAGCGGGCCAAGTACCTGTTCCGCATCGCCCGGATCATCCAGGAGCGGGCCCGCGAGCTGGCCGTGCTGGAGTCGCTCGACAACGGCAAGCCCATCCGCGAGTCGCGCGACGTGGACCTGCCGCTGGTCGCCGCCCACTTCTTCTACTACGCCGGGTGGGCCGACAAGCTGGAGTACGCCGGGTTCGGCCGGAGGACGACGGACGGGCGCGGCGGCACCAAGCCGCTGGGCGTCGCCGGGCAGGTCATCCCGTGGAACTTCCCGCTGCTCATGCTGGCCTGGAAGATCGCCCCGGCGCTGGCCTGCGGCAACACCGTCGTGCTGAAGCCGGCCGAGACCACCCCGCTGAGCGCGTTGTTCTTCGCCGACATCTGCCGGCAGGCCGACCTGCCGCCCGGCGTGGTCAACATCGTGACCGGCGCGGGCGAGACCGGCGCGGCCGTCGTCGCGCACCCCGACGTCAACAAGGTCGCCTTCACCGGCTCCACCGAGGTCGGCCGGCTCATCGCCCGCGCGGTCGCGGGCACCGACAAGAAGCTGACGCTGGAGCTGGGCGGCAAGGCCGCGAACATCGTGTTCGAGGACGCCGCCATCGACCAGGCCGTCGAGGGCGTCGTCAACGGCATCTTCTTCAACCAGGGCCACGTCTGCTGCGCGGGCTCGCGCCTGCTGGTGCAGGAGTCCGTCCAGGACGAGCTGCTGGCCGCGCTCAAGCGGCGCATGGCCACGCTGCGCGTCGGCGACCCGCTGGACAAGAACACCGACGTCGGCGCGATCAACTCGGCGGCGCAGCTCGCCAAGATCCGCGAGCTGGCGGAGCTGGGCGAGAGCGAGGGCGCAGAGCGCTGGTCGGCGCCGTGCGAGCTGCCCGAGCGCGGCTTCTGGTTCGCCCCGACCGTCTTCACCGGGGTCGCGCAGTCGCACGCCATCGCCAGGGACGAGATCTTCGGCCCGGTGCTGTCCGTGCTGACCTTCCGCACCCCGGCCGAGGCCGTCGAGAAGGCCAACAACACGCCGTACGGGCTGTCGGCCGGCATCTGGACCGAGAAGGGCTCGCGCATCCTGTGGATGGCCGACAAGCTGCGCGCGGGCGTGGTGTGGGCCAACACGTTCAACAAGTTCGACCCGACCTCGCCGTTCGGCGGCTACAAGGAGTCCGGCTACGGCCGGGAGGGCGGCCTGCACGGGCTGGAGGCCTACCTTGACGTGTGA
- the rpmG gene encoding 50S ribosomal protein L33: MAATDVRPKITLACQECKHRNYITRKNRRNDPDRLELKKYCPNCRCHRAHRETR, from the coding sequence GTGGCTGCCACCGACGTTAGGCCGAAGATCACGCTGGCCTGCCAGGAGTGCAAGCACCGCAACTACATCACGCGGAAGAACCGGCGCAACGACCCGGATCGGCTTGAGCTGAAGAAGTACTGCCCCAACTGCCGCTGCCACCGCGCGCACCGCGAGACCCGATAG
- a CDS encoding TMEM165/GDT1 family protein, with translation MEAFWISLVAIFVAELGDKSQLMAMTFATRFKTRTVLLGITIATTAVHLLSVAVGGLLGDALPTTAISVVAGLAFLGFAVWTLRGDELTEEESKKAQRTTRNALIAVTVAFFLSELGDKTMLATITLATQHDWVGTWIGSTVGMVAADALAILVGRLLGKHLPEKVIRYGAAAAFAVFGVVLLAEALL, from the coding sequence GTGGAAGCGTTCTGGATCAGTCTCGTCGCCATCTTCGTGGCCGAGCTGGGCGACAAGAGCCAGCTCATGGCGATGACGTTCGCGACCCGTTTCAAGACCCGGACCGTGCTCCTGGGCATCACGATCGCCACGACCGCCGTGCACCTGCTGAGCGTCGCCGTGGGCGGCCTGCTCGGCGACGCGCTGCCGACGACGGCCATCTCCGTCGTGGCCGGCCTCGCCTTCCTCGGCTTCGCGGTGTGGACGCTGCGCGGCGACGAGCTGACCGAGGAGGAGTCCAAGAAGGCCCAGCGCACCACCAGGAACGCCCTGATCGCGGTGACGGTGGCGTTCTTCCTGAGCGAGCTGGGCGACAAGACCATGCTGGCCACGATCACGCTGGCCACGCAGCACGACTGGGTGGGCACCTGGATCGGCTCGACGGTCGGCATGGTGGCCGCCGACGCCCTCGCCATCCTGGTCGGCCGCCTGCTCGGCAAGCACCTGCCGGAGAAGGTCATCCGTTACGGCGCCGCCGCCGCCTTCGCCGTCTTCGGCGTCGTGCTCCTGGCCGAGGCCCTGCTGTAA
- a CDS encoding CoA-binding protein has translation MTTMKQAAAEFLSAKRIAVTGVSRSPGEHGGNVVYRRLRELGYEVFAVNPNAEQVEGDRCYPDLASIPDGVEAVVIATRPETGEATMRECVGLGIRQVWMHRAFGAGSVSAAATEYGRRNGVTVIDGGCPLMFAPAADFGHRAMRLVLSSAGKVPKRV, from the coding sequence ATGACGACCATGAAGCAGGCGGCGGCGGAGTTCCTGAGCGCGAAGCGGATCGCGGTCACGGGAGTGTCCCGGAGCCCGGGCGAGCACGGCGGCAACGTCGTCTACCGGCGGCTGCGCGAGCTCGGCTACGAGGTCTTCGCCGTCAACCCGAACGCCGAGCAGGTCGAAGGCGACAGGTGCTACCCGGACCTGGCCTCCATCCCGGACGGCGTCGAGGCGGTGGTGATCGCCACCCGCCCGGAGACCGGCGAGGCGACGATGCGGGAGTGCGTCGGGCTCGGCATCCGGCAGGTGTGGATGCACCGGGCGTTCGGCGCCGGCAGCGTCTCGGCCGCGGCGACGGAGTACGGGCGGCGCAACGGGGTCACGGTGATCGACGGCGGCTGCCCGCTGATGTTCGCCCCGGCCGCCGACTTCGGCCACCGGGCGATGCGCCTGGTCCTCAGCAGCGCCGGCAAGGTGCCGAAGCGGGTCTGA
- a CDS encoding response regulator transcription factor gives MNVLVADDDEAVRRSLARALAREGYHVSTAADGLRALEAAGGGRQDAVVLDIMMPGLDGLEVCRRLRSGGDRTPILMLTARDLVADRVAGLDAGADDYLVKPFALEELRARLRALLRRSGAAQEVLRFADLELDAAACRARRGARVLDLTRTEYTLLKVFLRNPDRVLSRGVIFDAVWGYDFGPSSNALWVYISYLRAKLEAGGEPRLIQTVRGLGYVLREEP, from the coding sequence ATGAACGTCCTTGTGGCCGACGACGACGAGGCGGTGCGCCGGTCCCTGGCCCGCGCCCTCGCCCGCGAGGGCTACCACGTCAGCACCGCCGCCGACGGCCTGCGCGCCCTGGAGGCGGCGGGCGGCGGCCGGCAGGACGCGGTGGTGCTGGACATCATGATGCCGGGCCTCGACGGCCTGGAGGTGTGCCGCCGGCTGCGCTCCGGCGGCGACCGCACCCCGATCCTCATGCTCACCGCCCGCGACCTGGTCGCCGACCGGGTCGCGGGGCTGGACGCCGGCGCCGACGACTACCTGGTCAAGCCGTTCGCGCTGGAGGAGCTGCGCGCCCGCCTGCGCGCGCTGCTCCGGCGCAGCGGCGCCGCCCAGGAGGTGCTGCGCTTCGCCGACCTGGAGCTGGACGCCGCCGCCTGCCGGGCCCGCCGCGGCGCCCGCGTGCTCGACCTGACCAGGACCGAGTACACGCTGCTCAAGGTGTTCCTGCGCAACCCCGACCGGGTGCTGAGCCGCGGCGTCATCTTCGACGCGGTCTGGGGGTACGACTTCGGCCCGTCCTCCAACGCGCTCTGGGTCTACATCAGCTACTTACGCGCCAAGCTGGAGGCAGGGGGCGAGCCGCGGCTGATCCAGACCGTGCGCGGCCTCGGGTACGTGCTCCGGGAGGAGCCGTGA
- a CDS encoding MaoC family dehydratase, with amino-acid sequence MAATVRYDEVEVGQEIPAVDYNVRRLNLVMYAGASGDFNQIHWNERFAKMVGLPDVIAHGMYTMAQAGRFVTDWAGDPGAVVDFGVRFSSMVVVPDDDQGATISVSGVVEEKLEDKRVVVALTARAGDARVLSKAQAVVQLA; translated from the coding sequence ATGGCGGCCACGGTCAGGTACGACGAGGTGGAGGTCGGCCAGGAGATCCCGGCCGTGGACTACAACGTGCGCCGGCTCAACCTGGTGATGTACGCGGGCGCCTCGGGCGACTTCAACCAGATCCACTGGAACGAGCGCTTCGCCAAGATGGTGGGGCTGCCGGACGTGATCGCGCACGGCATGTACACGATGGCGCAGGCCGGGCGGTTCGTCACGGACTGGGCCGGCGATCCGGGCGCGGTGGTGGACTTCGGGGTGCGGTTCTCGTCCATGGTGGTCGTGCCGGACGACGACCAGGGCGCCACGATCTCGGTGAGCGGCGTCGTGGAGGAGAAGCTGGAGGACAAGCGCGTGGTCGTCGCGCTGACCGCCAGGGCCGGCGACGCCAGGGTGTTGTCCAAGGCGCAGGCGGTCGTCCAGCTCGCCTGA
- the deoC gene encoding deoxyribose-phosphate aldolase, which produces MTTSLADVAASGATLRAFLHGLPGVDRVGADQRAATLGTRSIKTTAKATAIDLAISMVDLTTLEGADTAGKVRAMCTKAVRPGGDAPRVAAVCVYPDLVAVAAEAVRGSGVKVASVATAFPSGRTSLEVKVSDTALAVAAGADEIDMVIDRGAFLSGDYLKVYEEIVAVKAACGAAHLKVILETGELATYDNVRRASWLAMLAGADFIKTSTGKVSPAATLPVTLVMLEAVRDFRAATGRQVGVKPAGGIRTTKDAVKYLVLVNETAGDDWLTPDWFRLGASSLLNDLLMQRQKLATGRYAGPDYFTLD; this is translated from the coding sequence ATGACGACTTCGCTCGCGGACGTCGCCGCGTCCGGCGCGACGCTGCGGGCCTTCCTGCACGGCCTGCCCGGCGTCGACCGGGTCGGCGCGGACCAGCGGGCGGCCACGCTCGGCACCCGATCGATCAAGACCACCGCCAAGGCCACCGCCATCGACCTCGCCATCTCCATGGTCGACCTGACCACGCTGGAGGGCGCCGACACGGCCGGCAAGGTGCGCGCGATGTGCACCAAGGCCGTGCGCCCCGGCGGCGACGCGCCCCGGGTGGCGGCCGTCTGCGTCTACCCCGACCTGGTCGCCGTGGCCGCCGAGGCGGTGCGCGGCTCGGGGGTCAAGGTGGCCTCCGTCGCCACCGCGTTCCCGAGCGGGCGCACCTCGCTGGAGGTCAAGGTGAGCGACACGGCGCTGGCCGTCGCCGCGGGCGCCGACGAGATCGACATGGTGATCGACCGCGGCGCGTTCCTGTCCGGCGACTACCTGAAGGTGTACGAGGAGATCGTCGCCGTCAAGGCCGCGTGCGGCGCGGCGCACCTCAAGGTCATCCTGGAGACCGGCGAGCTGGCCACCTACGACAACGTGCGGCGCGCGTCCTGGCTGGCGATGCTGGCCGGCGCCGACTTCATCAAGACCTCGACCGGCAAGGTCTCCCCGGCCGCCACGCTGCCGGTGACGCTGGTCATGCTGGAGGCCGTGCGCGACTTCCGCGCGGCGACCGGGCGGCAGGTGGGCGTCAAGCCGGCCGGCGGCATCCGCACGACGAAGGACGCGGTCAAGTACCTCGTGCTGGTCAACGAGACGGCCGGCGACGACTGGCTGACCCCCGACTGGTTCAGGCTCGGCGCGTCCTCGCTGCTCAACGACCTGCTCATGCAGCGGCAGAAGCTGGCCACCGGGCGTTACGCCGGCCCCGACTACTTCACGTTGGACTGA
- a CDS encoding ATP-binding protein, with translation MRGRSVSPVFVGREEELAALSESFDEALKGKVTAVLLGGEAGVGKTRLVQRFTERCAADGAQVLLGGCVELSTEGLAYAPFTAALRQLVREQGPAAVAALLPEGAQRDLARLLPEFGEPLGDGETDTGRARLFEQILTLLERLADTRPTVLVIEDIHWADRSSRDLIAFLSRNLHIPHVLIVMTYRSDDLHRQHPLRPVLAELGRVQGVHRLDLPRLSRDEVAQQMAGILGSVPAYAKVEKVYERSEGIPLFVEAMLESGEECAFPESMQDLILNSVERLPEETQRVLRIAAAGGIRVGHALLAAVSGLSDVALETALRPAIAGNVLQVADNRAYVFRHSLIQEAVHEELLPGEHQRLHARYAEEISKDRTLVPPGRAAVELAHHWYGARNDLWALISAWEAAQKSFRAFAYTEAVPLLERVLMLWDRVPGAAERIGADHTAVLERASEAANAGGDVDKGMKFVKAALKQLDETREPGRVAQLIVRRANFKNSKGHPGIIEDLRHALRLVPEDSLERAEVVTSLSRHLMLRGAVAEASELIPEALRLARQHGDRSMEADLLMNLALGHSLNGETESVISLNEQALEIGREEQSHRLILRAIGNNIDSLIEMGRHEEALRLSEQGWETAKKWGRLRGSGLFIMNNWAEGLETIGRWDEAIDIVESALAYGPALRTRFALLRVRADIALARGEVELVQDILSEIGVFKGRAEDFVQDITNNARLHIGWHLLRGEPSEALATAERVLAHPARSSKAMLGWRLLSLLRTVCDAAEAAEPERAAAVRARAAEVAAELSVIGPVVEAYRLSYSGDFDAAAAGWERLNRPHNQAKALLRAATAAARAGDREGAAARLKVALPLARGLRATPLVEDIETLARRVGGGAPQAQEPSELLTPRELEVLRLVTQGRTNRDIAAELFISAKTVSVHVSNILAKLGATTRGEAAAAAHRLSLLS, from the coding sequence ATGCGGGGACGATCTGTCAGTCCCGTCTTCGTCGGGCGGGAAGAGGAGCTGGCGGCCCTCTCGGAGAGCTTCGACGAGGCGCTCAAGGGCAAGGTGACAGCCGTCCTGCTGGGAGGCGAGGCCGGCGTCGGCAAGACCCGGCTCGTCCAGCGCTTCACCGAGCGCTGCGCCGCCGACGGAGCCCAGGTGCTGCTCGGCGGCTGCGTGGAGCTGTCCACCGAGGGCCTCGCCTACGCGCCCTTCACCGCCGCCCTCCGCCAGCTCGTCCGCGAGCAGGGCCCCGCCGCGGTCGCCGCGCTGCTGCCCGAGGGCGCCCAGCGCGACCTCGCCCGGCTGCTGCCCGAGTTCGGCGAGCCGCTCGGCGACGGCGAGACCGACACCGGCCGGGCACGGCTGTTCGAGCAGATCCTCACGCTGCTGGAGCGGCTGGCCGACACCCGCCCCACGGTCCTGGTCATCGAGGACATCCACTGGGCCGACCGGTCCAGCCGCGACCTCATCGCCTTCCTCAGCCGCAACCTGCACATCCCGCACGTGCTGATCGTCATGACGTACCGCAGCGACGACCTGCACCGCCAGCATCCCCTCAGGCCCGTGCTGGCCGAGCTCGGCCGGGTGCAGGGCGTGCACCGGCTCGACCTGCCCCGCCTGTCGCGCGACGAGGTCGCCCAGCAGATGGCCGGCATCCTCGGCAGCGTCCCCGCCTACGCCAAGGTCGAGAAGGTCTACGAGCGCAGCGAGGGCATCCCGCTGTTCGTCGAGGCCATGCTGGAGAGCGGCGAGGAGTGCGCCTTCCCCGAGTCCATGCAGGACCTCATACTCAACTCGGTCGAGCGGCTGCCCGAGGAGACCCAGCGCGTGCTGCGCATCGCCGCGGCCGGCGGCATCCGGGTCGGCCACGCGCTGCTGGCCGCCGTGAGCGGCCTGTCGGACGTCGCGCTGGAGACCGCGCTCCGCCCCGCCATCGCGGGCAACGTGCTCCAGGTCGCCGACAACCGTGCGTACGTCTTCCGCCACTCCCTCATCCAGGAGGCGGTGCACGAGGAGCTGCTGCCCGGCGAGCACCAGCGGCTGCACGCCCGCTACGCCGAGGAGATCTCCAAGGACCGCACGCTCGTCCCGCCGGGCCGCGCCGCGGTCGAGCTGGCCCACCACTGGTACGGCGCCCGCAACGACCTGTGGGCGCTGATCTCGGCCTGGGAGGCGGCGCAGAAGTCGTTCAGGGCGTTCGCCTACACCGAGGCGGTGCCGCTGCTGGAGCGCGTCCTCATGCTCTGGGACCGGGTGCCCGGCGCGGCCGAGCGCATCGGCGCCGACCACACGGCCGTGCTGGAGCGCGCCTCCGAGGCCGCGAACGCGGGCGGCGACGTCGACAAGGGCATGAAGTTCGTCAAGGCCGCGCTGAAGCAGCTCGACGAGACCCGCGAGCCGGGCCGGGTGGCGCAGCTCATCGTGCGGCGGGCCAACTTCAAGAACTCCAAGGGCCACCCGGGCATCATCGAGGACCTCAGGCACGCCCTGCGGCTCGTCCCCGAGGACAGTCTCGAACGCGCCGAGGTCGTCACCTCGCTGAGCCGCCACCTCATGCTGCGCGGCGCGGTCGCCGAGGCGAGCGAGCTGATCCCCGAGGCCCTGCGCCTGGCCCGGCAGCACGGCGACCGGTCCATGGAGGCCGATCTGCTGATGAACCTGGCGCTCGGCCACTCGCTCAACGGCGAGACCGAGTCGGTGATCTCGCTCAACGAGCAGGCGCTGGAGATCGGCCGCGAGGAGCAGTCCCACCGGCTCATCCTGCGGGCGATCGGCAACAACATCGACTCCCTCATCGAGATGGGCCGCCACGAGGAGGCCCTGCGCCTGTCGGAGCAGGGCTGGGAGACCGCGAAGAAGTGGGGCAGGCTGCGCGGCAGCGGCCTGTTCATCATGAACAACTGGGCCGAGGGCCTGGAGACCATCGGCCGGTGGGACGAGGCCATCGACATCGTCGAGTCGGCCCTCGCCTACGGGCCCGCGCTCCGCACCCGGTTCGCGCTGCTGCGCGTGCGCGCCGACATCGCCCTCGCGCGGGGCGAGGTGGAGCTGGTGCAGGACATCCTGTCCGAGATCGGGGTGTTCAAGGGACGCGCCGAGGACTTCGTCCAGGACATCACCAACAACGCCCGGCTGCACATCGGCTGGCACCTGCTGCGGGGCGAGCCGTCGGAGGCGCTGGCCACGGCCGAACGGGTGCTCGCGCACCCGGCGCGCTCCAGCAAGGCCATGCTGGGCTGGCGGCTGCTCTCCCTGCTGCGCACGGTCTGCGACGCCGCCGAGGCCGCCGAGCCGGAACGGGCCGCGGCGGTGCGGGCGCGGGCCGCCGAGGTCGCCGCCGAGCTGTCGGTGATCGGGCCGGTGGTGGAGGCGTACCGGCTGTCCTACAGCGGGGACTTCGACGCCGCGGCGGCCGGCTGGGAACGGCTCAACCGGCCGCACAACCAGGCCAAGGCCCTGCTGCGGGCCGCCACCGCGGCCGCGCGGGCCGGCGACCGCGAAGGGGCCGCGGCCCGGCTCAAGGTGGCCCTGCCCCTGGCCCGCGGCCTGCGGGCCACGCCGCTCGTCGAGGACATCGAGACGCTGGCCCGCCGGGTGGGCGGGGGCGCGCCGCAGGCGCAGGAGCCGTCGGAGCTGCTGACCCCGCGCGAGCTGGAGGTGCTGCGCCTGGTCACCCAGGGCCGCACCAACCGCGACATCGCGGCCGAGCTGTTCATCTCGGCCAAGACGGTCAGCGTGCACGTGTCGAACATCCTGGCCAAGCTCGGCGCCACCACCCGCGGCGAGGCGGCCGCCGCCGCCCACCGGCTGTCGCTGCTGTCGTGA